A window of the Pyrodictium abyssi genome harbors these coding sequences:
- a CDS encoding type II toxin-antitoxin system VapC family toxin produces the protein MYVVDTSVYVPLIGLLRGRLRRVMSRHRFHILDLTLYEACNVFWKECAKLHSIDAETAKRGCRLAVTLAAKYAILHGLEELNPSKVVTIAIEEGITVYDASYIALAKQLGAPIASNDRDILEAAPRQNVRAYSLEELLEAIGEQQA, from the coding sequence ATGTACGTGGTGGATACTAGCGTATACGTCCCATTGATAGGTCTTCTCCGAGGCCGTCTAAGGAGGGTAATGAGTAGGCATAGGTTCCACATACTTGACCTCACGCTGTACGAGGCGTGCAACGTGTTCTGGAAGGAGTGCGCTAAGCTACACAGCATAGACGCTGAGACAGCTAAGCGTGGCTGCCGGCTAGCAGTAACCCTAGCCGCGAAATACGCCATCCTGCATGGGCTGGAGGAGCTAAACCCCTCCAAGGTGGTCACGATAGCGATAGAAGAGGGTATCACAGTGTACGACGCGTCGTATATAGCTCTAGCCAAGCAGCTAGGTGCGCCAATAGCTAGTAACGACCGGGACATATTAGAGGCGGCGCCGAGGCAGAACGTCAGAGCGTATAGCCTTGAAGAGCTCTTAGAAGCCATAGGTGAGCAGCAAGCCTAA
- a CDS encoding S9 family peptidase, translating to MAPVKRLLDLEDFSRLIHVGDPQVSPDGGRVALVAVRPDLEKNTYRNEIWVYELPSGKTLAVLQGEGDSRPQWSPDGGKLLFTSRRGLAGEEKGEALYVYHLGGEPRRVYHSRLGFTQARWMPDSSTVLAVAPTPARRVDEDGDYVDIHGLPVWFDGAGFAEEYRSHILLVDYESGLHMRLTSGDYNVVYASPSPDGKRIAALVSRDQLRPHVTEVVLVDPETGETETLLNGSYSFSAVEWSPRGDALVLHGHALPRGLASHDHVWLLSLSGEPRCLTCSLDRSTAPYVSSDTAWPRGNTHPVWTGSGILFLLNEGGRVNIHRADPGTSSIERLTGGEQVVYSFTASRDGGTVAYARTSYTEPGEVWVLEPGRGRPRRLTRFNDWLLGEVELQKPANMKARASDGETVEGWYIPPARREPGKRYPVVLFIHGGPKACYGAAFNFMHQLVAAKGYYVVYCNPRGSDGYSEEYADIRCRYGTRDYQDIMEFLDAFLESVEDADPERIAVTGISYGGYMTNWIITQTSRFRAAVSENGISDWRADFSTSDIGYWFDPDQICGTPWDSPENYERASPINYVDRVETPVLIIHSMEDYRCFIDQAVAFHVALRLHGKESRLVVFTKGSHGHSIRAKPRHRMKRYRVILDYLAEKLKQEAPATRAPRDAAPGPERTGAE from the coding sequence GTGGCCCCAGTCAAGCGGCTCCTAGACCTGGAGGACTTCTCCCGCCTCATCCACGTCGGCGACCCCCAGGTCTCGCCCGACGGGGGCCGAGTAGCCCTCGTCGCTGTGAGGCCCGACCTCGAGAAGAACACGTACCGGAACGAGATATGGGTCTACGAGCTGCCCTCCGGCAAGACGCTGGCCGTGCTGCAGGGCGAGGGCGACTCCCGGCCCCAGTGGAGCCCCGACGGCGGGAAGCTCCTATTCACGAGCCGCCGGGGCCTAGCAGGCGAGGAGAAGGGCGAGGCGCTCTACGTCTACCACCTTGGCGGCGAGCCCCGCCGCGTGTACCACAGCCGACTCGGCTTCACCCAGGCACGGTGGATGCCCGACTCCAGCACCGTCCTCGCCGTAGCGCCGACCCCGGCCCGCCGCGTAGACGAGGACGGGGACTACGTGGATATACACGGCCTACCAGTCTGGTTCGACGGCGCCGGCTTCGCCGAGGAGTACCGGAGCCACATACTCCTAGTGGACTACGAGTCCGGGCTACACATGAGGCTGACCAGCGGAGACTATAACGTGGTCTACGCGTCGCCGAGCCCCGACGGGAAGAGGATAGCCGCGCTGGTGTCGAGGGACCAGCTACGCCCCCACGTTACAGAGGTGGTGCTAGTCGACCCGGAGACCGGGGAGACCGAGACCCTGCTGAACGGCAGCTACAGCTTCAGCGCCGTCGAGTGGAGCCCCCGGGGAGACGCGCTCGTCCTCCACGGCCACGCGCTGCCACGGGGCCTCGCGAGCCACGACCACGTCTGGCTGCTCAGCCTAAGCGGCGAGCCCCGGTGCCTCACCTGCAGCCTTGACAGGAGCACCGCGCCCTACGTCTCCAGCGACACGGCGTGGCCGCGGGGGAACACCCACCCGGTCTGGACGGGTAGCGGCATACTGTTCCTCCTCAACGAGGGCGGCCGGGTCAACATCCACCGGGCTGACCCGGGCACCAGCAGCATCGAGAGGCTCACAGGCGGCGAGCAAGTGGTGTACTCCTTCACCGCCTCGCGCGACGGCGGCACCGTGGCCTACGCCCGGACCAGCTACACCGAGCCCGGCGAGGTATGGGTCCTCGAGCCCGGCCGGGGCAGGCCGAGGAGGCTGACAAGGTTCAACGACTGGCTACTCGGGGAGGTCGAGCTACAGAAGCCCGCCAACATGAAGGCCAGGGCGAGCGATGGCGAGACCGTCGAGGGCTGGTACATCCCGCCGGCCCGCCGCGAGCCGGGGAAGCGGTACCCCGTAGTACTCTTCATCCACGGCGGCCCCAAGGCGTGCTACGGCGCAGCCTTCAACTTCATGCACCAGCTCGTAGCCGCCAAGGGCTACTACGTGGTCTACTGTAACCCCCGGGGCAGCGACGGCTACAGCGAGGAGTACGCAGACATAAGGTGCCGGTACGGCACCCGCGACTACCAGGACATAATGGAGTTCCTAGACGCGTTCCTAGAGAGCGTAGAGGACGCCGACCCAGAGAGGATTGCCGTCACCGGTATAAGCTACGGCGGCTACATGACCAACTGGATAATAACCCAGACCAGCCGGTTCAGGGCAGCCGTGAGCGAGAACGGGATAAGCGACTGGAGAGCAGACTTCAGCACCAGCGATATCGGCTACTGGTTCGACCCCGACCAGATATGCGGCACACCCTGGGACTCACCAGAGAACTACGAGCGCGCCAGCCCCATCAACTACGTAGACCGCGTAGAGACCCCGGTACTGATAATCCACAGCATGGAGGACTACCGCTGCTTCATAGACCAGGCCGTAGCCTTCCACGTAGCCCTGCGCCTCCACGGCAAGGAGAGCCGGCTAGTAGTATTCACCAAGGGCAGCCACGGTCACAGCATCCGGGCCAAGCCGAGGCACAGGATGAAGAGGTACCGGGTAATCCTCGACTACCTAGCCGAGAAGCTCAAGCAAGAAGCACCGGCCACGCGAGCGCCCAGAGACGCGGCACCGGGTCCGGAAAGGACCGGGGCAGAGTAG